The following proteins are co-located in the Gordonia polyisoprenivorans genome:
- a CDS encoding MMPL family transporter: MASSEMPDSRPSRRSFLRWLIPALLILVWLIIGGGLGPFAGKLASVSTNDNTAFLPASAESTQVNDQLSRFQDTTEIPAIVIAVRDSGITAADRAYLTEQTQRLQGKEGFASAFSPVIGSKDGKAAEVFIPISTKGEPADTVKTLRDSLANPPNGLEVKVTGPAGQVADLGEAFAGIDGLLLLVAGAVVVLILVVVYRSPILPFVVLISAVFALGLASGAVYFAADQGWLELNGQSQGILFILVFGAATDYALLLVSRFREELMHTADKYTALRRAWRATIEPVSASAGTVILGVLCLLFSDLNSNRSLGPVAALGIVASFLASMTFLPAALALLGGAAFWPLRPHLVETAEPGNTDPDSDSDNTKSGATNADFDDATSNTHRFWYTIAQWVATRPRTVWIATLILLVIGASFAPMFKADGIAQTDFFLGDVDSVAGAQLQAQHFDAGAGTPTWILTRADRADEVVAATRGVDGVAQVSVLSSNGAPVVRDGEVAVEATLSDNAESLAAQDTVDRIRTEVHAISGADARVGGTTAVDLDTRTTAIHDRNLIIPIVLIVVLAVLILLLRSILAPVLLLATTVLSFATTLGVAALLFNGPFGFPGADPVVPLFAFVFLVALGIDYNIFLMTRVREESIRHGTRAGIIRGLTSTGGVITSAGVVLAATFAALAVIPLLFLAQVAFLVAFGVLVDTLIVRTLLVPALSLDIGSRIWWPSSLFRKRSEPDKDSDDSIITGTSATGGSVS, from the coding sequence ATGGCCAGTTCGGAAATGCCCGACTCTCGACCTTCCCGGCGCTCGTTTCTGCGCTGGCTGATCCCGGCCCTGCTGATCCTGGTGTGGCTGATCATCGGCGGGGGGCTCGGGCCGTTCGCCGGGAAGCTCGCCTCGGTCTCGACCAACGACAACACCGCGTTCCTGCCGGCCTCGGCAGAGTCGACCCAGGTCAACGATCAACTGTCCCGGTTCCAGGACACCACCGAGATCCCGGCGATAGTGATCGCTGTCCGCGATTCGGGGATCACCGCCGCCGACCGCGCCTACCTCACCGAGCAGACCCAGCGTCTGCAGGGCAAAGAAGGCTTCGCATCGGCGTTCTCGCCGGTCATCGGCTCCAAGGACGGCAAGGCCGCCGAGGTCTTCATCCCGATCTCCACCAAGGGCGAGCCCGCCGACACCGTCAAGACGTTGCGGGACTCGCTGGCCAATCCACCCAACGGCCTCGAGGTCAAGGTCACCGGCCCGGCCGGGCAGGTCGCCGACCTCGGCGAGGCGTTCGCCGGCATCGACGGTCTGCTGCTGCTGGTGGCCGGTGCCGTCGTCGTGCTCATCCTCGTCGTCGTCTACCGCAGCCCGATCCTGCCGTTCGTCGTGCTCATCTCGGCGGTCTTCGCGCTCGGTCTGGCCTCGGGGGCGGTGTACTTCGCCGCCGATCAAGGCTGGCTCGAACTCAACGGGCAGAGCCAGGGCATCCTGTTCATCCTGGTCTTCGGCGCCGCCACCGACTACGCGCTGCTGCTGGTGTCGCGGTTCCGGGAGGAACTGATGCACACCGCCGACAAGTACACGGCGCTACGCCGGGCGTGGCGGGCCACCATCGAGCCGGTGTCGGCGTCGGCGGGCACGGTCATTCTCGGCGTGCTGTGCCTGCTGTTCTCCGACCTCAACTCCAACCGCAGCCTCGGACCGGTCGCCGCCCTCGGGATCGTCGCCTCGTTCCTGGCGTCGATGACCTTCTTGCCGGCCGCACTGGCCCTGCTCGGCGGAGCCGCGTTCTGGCCGTTGCGCCCGCACCTGGTCGAGACCGCAGAACCCGGGAACACCGACCCCGACTCCGACTCCGACAACACAAAGTCCGGCGCCACCAACGCCGACTTCGACGACGCCACCTCGAACACCCATCGCTTCTGGTACACGATCGCCCAGTGGGTCGCGACGCGCCCCCGTACCGTGTGGATCGCAACGTTGATCCTGCTGGTCATCGGTGCGTCGTTCGCCCCGATGTTCAAGGCCGACGGCATCGCCCAGACCGACTTCTTCCTCGGTGACGTCGATTCGGTTGCCGGCGCGCAACTGCAGGCACAGCATTTCGACGCCGGTGCCGGCACCCCGACGTGGATTCTCACCCGTGCCGATCGCGCCGACGAGGTCGTCGCCGCGACCCGTGGTGTCGACGGTGTCGCGCAGGTCAGTGTGCTCAGCAGCAACGGCGCGCCCGTAGTCCGCGACGGCGAGGTCGCGGTGGAGGCCACTCTGTCGGACAACGCCGAGTCCCTCGCCGCGCAGGACACCGTCGACCGCATCCGCACCGAGGTGCATGCGATCTCCGGGGCCGACGCGAGGGTCGGTGGTACGACGGCCGTCGACCTCGACACCCGCACCACCGCGATCCACGATCGCAATCTGATCATCCCGATCGTGCTCATCGTCGTGCTGGCGGTGCTGATCCTGTTGCTGCGCAGCATCCTCGCGCCGGTGTTGCTGCTGGCGACCACGGTGTTGTCGTTCGCGACCACGCTCGGTGTGGCGGCCCTGCTCTTCAACGGCCCCTTCGGTTTCCCCGGCGCCGACCCGGTGGTCCCGTTGTTCGCGTTCGTGTTCCTCGTCGCACTGGGTATCGACTACAACATCTTCTTGATGACCCGGGTGCGTGAGGAGTCGATCCGGCACGGTACCCGCGCGGGCATCATCCGCGGGTTGACCTCTACCGGTGGCGTCATCACTTCTGCCGGTGTGGTTCTCGCCGCCACCTTCGCGGCCCTCGCGGTGATCCCGCTGCTGTTCCTCGCGCAGGTCGCGTTCCTCGTGGCCTTCGGCGTCCTCGTCGACACACTGATCGTGCGGACCCTGCTCGTACCCGCCCTGTCCCTCGACATCGGCAGCCGCATCTGGTGGCCAAGCAGCTTGTTCCGCAAGAGATCCGAGCCCGATAAGGACTCCGACGATTCGATCATCACCGGCACATCGGCGACGGGGGGCAGCGTTTCCTGA